The genomic segment TGCTTTGACAgtgtcatcaacatatattagTAAAGCTATGAAAACACTTGAAACATTTTTATTAAACAAGGAATGGTCAGAAGGAGATTGAACAAAACCAGTTTGAAGAAGAGTGGCACTAAGTTTTTGAAACCATTGTCTCGATGCTTCCTTGAGACCATAGAGACTCTTTTGGAGTTTGCAAACAACATTGGAAGGAACCGTCCACTTAGGTGTATAGCTTTGTGGAATCTTCATGTAGACATCTTCATGGAGGTCACCATAGAGGAAAGCATTGTTGATATCCATTTGATGAAGAGTCCAATTTTTTTATGGCAGCTAGAGCAAGTAACAACCATAGGGTGGTAAATTTGGCAATCGGAGCAAAAGTTTATGAGTAATCTATTCCTTGTTATTGGGTGTATCCCTTAGCAACTAGTTAGGCCTTGTAGCATTCAATATCACCTGGAGGAAGTGTAGTTAATGTCCATGTGTTGTTGGCTTCAAGAGCTTGAAGCTCAACATTAATGACTTGCTGTCATTGAGGTTGTGTACAAGCTTCTTTGTAAGATTGTGGCTCAGTTATAGTGTGTGCTGCAAGATAGCTGCACGAAACTGAGGAGAAAGTTTAGTGTAAGAAATAGTAAGAGGATGGGCTGTAGTAGAATGAGCACAAACATAATCTTTGAGATGGGCTGGTGTATTATCCATATGACCAGATTTAGTTCCTATGCTACCAGTCACTCTAACTTCTATTTTATGACTTGTTTTAGCTGTATAAAGAGGTCTTAAGCAAGGTAAAACATTGTTAGTGAATAATGATGATATGTCATCATTTGTGGTTTTATCTTAAAAAGGAAAATATGCTCATGGAATTTAAGATCTCTTGAGTGAAAAATCTGGTTTGTTTCAATATCAATTAAAGTGTATGCTTTCATGTTTTCGGGGTAGCTAATAAAAGCACAAGCCCGAGAATGTTTTGTGAATTTGTGCCTGGTTTTGTCTAATGTAGATGCATACGCAAGACAGCCAAAAACTCTTAAATGTTCATAAGAAGGTTCCTTGTCATGAAGAATGAAATAAGGTGTTTTGTCCTTAAGAAGAACAGAGGGAGTACAGTTTATAAGATAAACTACAGTTTTCACCATAATGCTCCAATAAAGAAAAGGCAAATGAGATTGAAATGCAAGAGCCCTAGAAACATTAAGAATATGTTGGTGTTTTCGTTCCACAATAGAGTTTTGTTGTGGCCGATCTACACAAGAATGATAATGTAAAATACCCTTGCTAGCATAAAATGATGGTAAACTAAGTTCTTTAGCATTGTCACTTCTTATAGCTTTGATGTTAATGCCATATTGTGTAGAGGTAAAGTTAAAGAAATGTTGTATGCAAGATGATGCATTGAATTTGGCTTTCAACATGTAAATCCAAGTATATCTAGACTTGTCATCAACAATGGTTAGAAAGAATTTATATCCTTTTACACTAGTTATGTGAAAAGGGTCCCCATATGTCTATGTGAATAAGATCAAAGACAACAGAAGCAAAATTATTATGAGAAACAAAAGGGATCCTTTTTTGTTTGGCAAAATGGCGAATGGAGCAATGCTTATCTACTGAATTATGAGTAGAAAAAGAAAGAATTTTATTCATATTATTCGAAATTGAATGAGAAGGGTGACCAAGTCTTATGTGCCATTGATTGGCATCAATACAAGGACTAGCAAGAGAGTAATGATTATTGGAAAATAAAGACAAATCTAGTTCAAAGAAGAAAAGTTTTCCATATCGTCTAGTTGTTCCAATCTTCAAAGTCGTTGTAGGTGCCTGCAAAAAACAACAAGTAGGAGTAAATATCACATTGTTGGTAGTTTGAGCTATATAAGATGTTATCGAAAAAAAGGTTTAGCTTGAAGTTGGGAACAAAAAGAACATTTTTGAAGGATATCTTTTCGATTATATGGACAATGCCTGATTTGGCAATAGGAACTGTGAAACCAGCAGGAAGAACAACTTGGGAAACAACCACTTTATCATCAAAGGAAGAAAAACAAATAATGTTATAGCATATATGGTGTGCATCACCACTATCAACAACCCAAAGGAAAGGAGGTAGAGATACAGTTTTACCAGAAAAGTTAGATGTGGCAGGAGCAACTGAGCTGGTATTTGCTTGTTTTGGAGTTGTTGACACATTAAGGCCATGAGTTTCTGATAGTTCTCATTGAAGTCAACTGTCTTAGTTTGTTCTTCAGGTGGAACAGAGACTTGAGAAGATTGAGCTTTGTCAATTTGTTTCCGCCTATCACCATAACCAGAGGGAACCCATGAAGAAAGTAGCATTTCTCAACACGGTGCCCGGGTTTGTGACAATGAGAACAGGTGTATCTTGGTTTCTTGGTCCATGATGTTGCAGCAATGGAAGAAGTGGAGGAAGGGGGAGGATTGTGTGGTAGAATTGAATGTGGATTTGGAGGTTTTCGAGCAACTGTTGGAGCAACAAGATTGTTAGTAACAGTGGTTCCAATCTTGCATTATTTTTCATCATGGATTACCATAAAGAAAACTTTAGCAAGAGAGGGAAAATGTTCAATCAAAAGGGTTTGGCCTCTAATGGAATGAAAACAATCATTTAATCCAGTTAGGAATTGTAAAACCTGATCCCGATTGTATAAATCAAGATTATTCTTAGCAGCTTCACAATTGCAGATTCTATTGGCTTGGTATTCATAGATTTCGTCCCAAATAGACTTAAGTCTTGCAAAATAGCCACTGACAGAATCATCTCCTTGCCAAAGTTGAGCAAGAGCTTGTTTAAGTTTGAAGATACGGGGACCATTCCCTTCGCTGAAAAGATCAATGATCTCTTGCCATATAGCAGCAGCAGTCTTGAGGTACATCACAGAATCCTTAATTTCTTTGGAAATGGAGTTTAAAATCCAAGACATGACCATATTGTTGCAACGTAA from the Humulus lupulus chromosome X, drHumLupu1.1, whole genome shotgun sequence genome contains:
- the LOC133806611 gene encoding uncharacterized protein LOC133806611, giving the protein MARPRTRNFSQRQDPPPPAPTTDSTTDRPVPRQAQPTGNNGRLSSSSNHFDPLTNLDRPAYEDFQSPYNLGTRNHPGMLIASPILTENNFQSWKCSVTISLGAKNKMDFVDGTLPKPPTTDPNHGSWLRCNNMVMSWILNSISKEIKDSVMYLKTAAAIWQEIIDLFSEGNGPRIFKLKQALAQLWQGDDSVSGYFARLKSIWDEIYEYQANRICNCEAAKNNLDLYNRDQVLQFLTGLNDCFHSIRGQTLLIEHFPSLAKVFFMVIHDEK